In a single window of the Pandoraea pulmonicola genome:
- a CDS encoding glycine zipper 2TM domain-containing protein produces MNIKALTGISAALAAVMLAGCVAPGPQYGYQQQGYQQGYQPGYEQGYQQPGYQQGYQQPQMQGALYGRVESIEQVNGPNNSPNILGTVLGGAAGGLLGNTMGGGRGRTATTIAGAVLGGLAGNRIENSMGEPNVLYRITVRLDDGRVATVTQAPPLRVQQGQRAAVANDTVYPY; encoded by the coding sequence ATGAACATCAAAGCACTTACGGGAATCAGCGCGGCACTGGCCGCCGTCATGCTGGCCGGTTGCGTTGCGCCGGGGCCGCAATACGGTTACCAGCAGCAGGGCTACCAACAGGGGTACCAGCCGGGATATGAGCAAGGCTATCAGCAGCCGGGTTATCAACAGGGCTACCAGCAACCCCAGATGCAGGGCGCGCTTTATGGCCGCGTGGAATCGATCGAGCAAGTCAACGGTCCCAATAACAGCCCGAACATTCTCGGTACGGTTCTGGGCGGCGCCGCCGGCGGCCTGCTCGGCAACACGATGGGCGGTGGCCGCGGACGCACCGCCACCACCATCGCAGGCGCCGTCCTCGGCGGTCTCGCGGGCAACCGGATCGAGAACAGCATGGGCGAACCGAATGTGCTCTACCGCATTACCGTGCGTCTGGACGACGGTCGTGTAGCGACGGTCACGCAAGCGCCGCCGCTGCGTGTGCAGCAAGGCCAACGCGCCGCCGTCGCCAACGATACGGTCTACCCGTATTGA
- a CDS encoding CBS domain-containing protein has protein sequence MKTVAQILKSKSVDTVYKVRPSDSVLDALTLMAEARIGAVLVSDDDRSIVGIFTERDYARKVALMGRTSVNTPVRDVMTSAVRYVSPDQTNEECMSLMTEHRIRHLPVMKDGELVGLLSIGDLVKAIISEQQFTIDQLENYIMGGAAVMAGRSPSRPS, from the coding sequence ATGAAAACCGTCGCTCAGATCCTGAAGTCCAAATCGGTGGACACGGTGTACAAGGTGCGCCCGTCCGATTCGGTGCTCGATGCACTGACGCTGATGGCCGAAGCGCGCATCGGCGCGGTGCTCGTCAGCGACGACGACCGCTCGATCGTCGGCATCTTCACCGAGCGCGATTACGCGCGCAAAGTGGCGCTCATGGGTCGTACGTCGGTCAACACGCCGGTGCGCGACGTGATGACCTCCGCGGTGCGCTACGTGAGCCCCGACCAGACCAACGAGGAATGCATGTCGCTGATGACGGAGCATCGCATCCGTCACCTGCCTGTCATGAAGGACGGCGAGCTCGTCGGCCTGCTCTCCATTGGCGACCTGGTCAAGGCGATCATCTCGGAGCAGCAATTCACCATCGACCAGCTCGAGAACTACATCATGGGGGGCGCTGCCGTCATGGCGGGCCGCTCGCCTTCGCGGCCGAGCTGA
- the infA gene encoding translation initiation factor IF-1, with amino-acid sequence MAKEELIEFSGHVSDVLPDNRFRVTLENGVEVVAYASGRMQKNRIRILAGDRVTLEMSPYDLSKGRINYRHKN; translated from the coding sequence TTGGCCAAGGAAGAACTGATCGAATTCAGCGGACACGTTTCGGATGTGTTGCCGGACAATCGCTTTCGCGTAACGCTCGAGAACGGCGTGGAAGTGGTGGCATATGCGAGCGGCCGCATGCAGAAGAACCGCATCCGCATTCTCGCGGGTGATCGCGTGACGCTGGAGATGTCGCCCTACGACCTGAGCAAGGGCCGCATCAACTACCGCCACAAGAACTAA
- a CDS encoding 2Fe-2S iron-sulfur cluster-binding protein, which produces MNRLPPDSPVVSATSAASADVAEDAGTPAAPTYRVTLAPSGWQFDVPADTPILLAAQAAGVKLPSLCRNGTCRACLCQAQTGGTPAPVTYRIEWPGLSREEKAEGWLLPCCAYARGELVIDAPDAVRVALC; this is translated from the coding sequence TTGAACCGCCTGCCCCCGGATTCTCCTGTCGTCTCCGCCACCTCCGCCGCCTCCGCCGATGTGGCGGAAGACGCCGGCACGCCGGCCGCGCCGACCTACCGCGTCACGCTTGCGCCATCGGGCTGGCAATTCGACGTCCCGGCCGACACGCCGATCCTGCTGGCCGCGCAGGCGGCAGGCGTCAAGTTGCCGAGCCTGTGCCGCAACGGCACATGCCGGGCGTGTCTGTGCCAGGCGCAAACGGGCGGCACGCCGGCGCCGGTGACGTACCGCATCGAGTGGCCGGGCCTGTCGCGTGAGGAGAAGGCCGAGGGCTGGCTGCTGCCTTGTTGCGCCTATGCGCGCGGCGAGCTCGTCATCGACGCGCCCGATGCCGTGCGTGTCGCCCTTTGTTAA
- a CDS encoding DUF3734 domain-containing protein, which translates to MTANPPKVPKRAIDLPPYETVALVLQGGGALGAYQAGVYAGLYEARIEPNWIAGISIGALNTAIIAGNAPERRVAQLEAFWCTICEPALLPPLPAPFEAAILNGPESGRIAYSAWQAWRAMVEGQKGFFTPRWPQPLPTAMGDPAHASYYDTSALRGTLERFADFDRINSREIRVSVGAVNVHTGNFVYFDNTREVLRPEHFMASGALPPGFPAVEIDGQYFWDGGLVSNTPLSEVLGTSPRRDTIAFQVDLWSARGPLPDNLNDVADRQKDIQFSSRTRLVTDHLQRAQHYRRVLREVLERVPADVRAHDPWCHAAQEIACSKRYNVIQLIYRNKEYEGHYKDYQFGLAAMLDHWSSGLDDMRRTLAHPDWLAMPSDTTGFVTHDIHRHETV; encoded by the coding sequence ATGACGGCCAATCCGCCGAAAGTCCCCAAGCGGGCCATCGATCTGCCGCCCTACGAGACGGTGGCGCTCGTCTTGCAGGGTGGCGGGGCGCTCGGGGCCTATCAGGCGGGCGTGTATGCCGGTCTGTATGAAGCCAGAATCGAGCCGAACTGGATCGCGGGCATTTCCATCGGCGCGCTCAATACGGCGATCATCGCCGGCAATGCGCCCGAGCGCCGCGTCGCGCAGCTCGAAGCGTTCTGGTGCACAATCTGCGAGCCCGCGCTACTCCCGCCGCTGCCTGCGCCGTTCGAGGCCGCCATTCTCAACGGTCCGGAATCGGGACGCATCGCCTACAGCGCGTGGCAGGCCTGGCGCGCGATGGTCGAAGGGCAGAAGGGCTTCTTCACGCCGCGCTGGCCGCAGCCGTTGCCCACCGCCATGGGTGATCCCGCGCATGCGAGCTATTACGACACGTCCGCCCTGCGCGGCACGCTGGAACGGTTCGCCGACTTCGATCGCATCAATTCGCGCGAGATTCGCGTGTCCGTCGGCGCGGTCAACGTGCATACGGGCAACTTCGTCTACTTCGACAACACGCGCGAGGTGCTGCGCCCGGAGCATTTCATGGCGTCCGGCGCGCTGCCGCCGGGCTTTCCCGCCGTGGAGATCGACGGGCAGTATTTCTGGGATGGCGGCCTGGTGTCGAACACGCCGCTCTCGGAAGTGCTCGGCACGTCGCCGCGTCGCGACACGATCGCGTTCCAGGTCGATCTGTGGAGCGCGCGCGGTCCGCTGCCGGATAACCTCAACGATGTGGCCGACCGGCAGAAGGACATCCAGTTCTCGAGCCGCACGCGTCTCGTCACGGACCACCTGCAGCGCGCGCAGCACTATCGTCGCGTGCTGCGCGAAGTGCTCGAGCGCGTGCCCGCCGACGTGCGGGCGCACGATCCGTGGTGCCACGCGGCGCAGGAAATCGCGTGCAGCAAACGCTACAACGTGATTCAGCTCATTTACCGAAACAAGGAGTACGAGGGGCACTACAAGGACTATCAGTTCGGACTGGCCGCGATGCTCGATCACTGGTCGAGCGGCCTCGACGACATGCGCCGCACCCTCGCGCATCCCGACTGGCTCGCCATGCCGAGCGACACGACGGGCTTCGTCACGCACGACATTCATCGCCACGAGACCGTCTGA
- a CDS encoding undecaprenyl-phosphate glucose phosphotransferase: MSTQTTYHHRLFMAMVGGISAVLNAGAFFAVLCLNGQNPYTPYGLTLVSALGVTAFIVFTRFHLFASARSARWMLGRGAMRWCRVLVTMIVLLFLTYDRPEDVRAMLAEWAVLALPLQVLGLATLRGAAHSINNAPGNQRHAAFFGLGPEARKLYLRLRRSPILGIQVAGYYNDTPVTPEDGEALPPYLGRYADAAAQIQANAYGVVFIAIGQQDDKELTSDIIHRLYDSTAAIYLLPEFRFAGDLSMTSTDLAGVPLLALHDITVQGVLRMIKRGIDVVGATMLLAVLWPVLIAVAIAVRLDSPGPILFRQRRYGERGQPIVVHKFRSMRVAQPEDAAGATGGLRQAHAGDSRITPIGRYLRRTSLDELPQLFDVLSGEMSLVGPRPHAEEHNEMYRRLIPGYMLRHSVKPGITGWAQINGLRGETDTPDKMQRRVEYDRYYITNWSLWLDIKILLKTIPVMITGRNAI; this comes from the coding sequence ATGTCGACCCAGACGACCTACCACCATCGGCTTTTCATGGCGATGGTCGGCGGCATCAGCGCAGTCCTCAATGCCGGCGCATTCTTCGCAGTCCTGTGTTTGAACGGACAGAATCCCTACACGCCATACGGCCTCACGCTCGTGAGTGCGCTGGGCGTCACCGCCTTCATCGTCTTCACCCGTTTCCACCTGTTCGCAAGCGCACGCAGTGCCCGCTGGATGCTCGGGCGTGGCGCCATGCGCTGGTGCCGGGTGCTGGTCACGATGATCGTGCTGCTGTTTCTCACGTACGACCGCCCGGAAGACGTGCGCGCGATGCTCGCTGAATGGGCGGTGCTCGCCTTGCCGTTGCAGGTCCTCGGACTGGCGACGCTGCGCGGCGCGGCGCACAGCATCAACAATGCGCCCGGCAACCAGCGCCACGCGGCGTTCTTCGGTCTCGGTCCCGAGGCGCGCAAGCTGTACCTGCGCCTGCGCCGCTCGCCGATCCTCGGCATCCAGGTCGCCGGGTATTACAACGACACACCGGTGACGCCCGAAGACGGCGAAGCCCTGCCGCCCTATCTCGGCCGCTATGCCGACGCCGCGGCACAAATTCAGGCCAACGCGTACGGCGTCGTCTTCATCGCCATCGGTCAGCAGGACGACAAGGAACTCACGAGCGACATCATCCATCGACTGTACGATTCGACGGCGGCGATCTACCTGCTGCCCGAGTTCCGCTTCGCCGGCGATCTGTCGATGACGAGTACCGACCTGGCCGGGGTGCCGCTGCTCGCGCTGCACGACATCACCGTGCAGGGCGTGCTGCGCATGATCAAGCGCGGCATCGACGTCGTCGGCGCCACGATGCTGCTCGCCGTGCTGTGGCCGGTGTTGATCGCCGTCGCCATCGCGGTGCGACTCGATTCTCCGGGCCCTATCCTGTTCCGTCAGCGGCGCTACGGCGAGCGTGGTCAGCCGATCGTCGTGCACAAGTTCCGCTCGATGCGCGTCGCGCAGCCCGAGGACGCCGCCGGCGCGACCGGCGGCTTGCGTCAGGCCCATGCAGGCGACAGTCGCATCACGCCCATCGGTCGGTATCTGCGCCGCACGTCGCTCGACGAGCTGCCGCAACTCTTCGACGTGCTAAGCGGTGAGATGAGCCTCGTCGGTCCGCGCCCGCACGCGGAGGAGCACAACGAGATGTACCGACGTCTGATCCCGGGCTACATGCTGCGTCACAGCGTCAAGCCGGGAATTACGGGATGGGCGCAGATCAATGGTCTGCGCGGCGAGACCGACACGCCGGACAAGATGCAGCGGCGCGTGGAGTACGACCGCTACTACATCACCAATTGGTCGCTGTGGCTCGACATCAAGATCCTGCTCAAGACGATTCCCGTGATGATCACGGGGCGCAACGCGATCTGA
- a CDS encoding GNAT family N-acetyltransferase, translating to MTPPVTPRTRLAIDDDAPRIVTLLSQLGYDTPLEIVRRNIALSAAQGDDAAFVALDADGQIVGCIGLHALTMFHLAGRLGRITALVVEENVRGSGVGHALMATAHAWFRERGCEKFEVTSSDHRVAAHRFYARHGYARDGQRLARRSQTTSLT from the coding sequence ATGACGCCGCCCGTGACGCCTCGCACACGCCTTGCCATCGACGATGACGCACCGCGCATCGTGACGCTGCTCTCGCAGCTCGGCTACGATACGCCGCTGGAGATCGTCCGGCGCAATATCGCGCTATCCGCCGCACAAGGCGACGACGCCGCGTTCGTCGCACTCGACGCCGACGGGCAGATCGTGGGATGTATCGGATTGCACGCGCTCACCATGTTCCATCTGGCGGGGCGGCTGGGGCGCATTACGGCGCTGGTGGTGGAGGAGAATGTGCGGGGTTCGGGCGTCGGGCACGCGCTGATGGCGACCGCGCACGCGTGGTTCCGCGAACGGGGATGCGAGAAATTCGAAGTGACGAGCAGCGACCATCGGGTCGCCGCGCATCGCTTCTATGCGCGCCATGGCTATGCCCGCGACGGGCAGCGACTGGCGCGCAGGAGTCAGACGACGTCGCTGACTTAG
- a CDS encoding acylphosphatase, which yields MKSLPPASPLETVAVRLRGKITGVGYRQAAVREGHLIGVRGWVQALPEGDVVAMVQGTPDQVDKMLEWMRHGPPGARVTDFESEVEYTGRRFDRFEQL from the coding sequence ATGAAGTCACTGCCACCCGCCTCTCCGCTCGAAACCGTTGCCGTACGTCTGCGTGGCAAGATCACCGGCGTCGGCTATCGTCAGGCCGCCGTGCGCGAGGGGCACCTGATCGGCGTGCGCGGCTGGGTGCAGGCGCTGCCCGAGGGCGACGTCGTCGCCATGGTGCAGGGCACGCCCGATCAGGTCGACAAGATGCTGGAATGGATGCGGCATGGCCCGCCCGGCGCACGCGTGACCGATTTCGAGAGCGAAGTCGAGTACACGGGCCGGCGTTTCGACCGTTTCGAACAACTCTGA
- a CDS encoding nucleotide pyrophosphohydrolase has protein sequence MSAASENTPAHAPAPTTGVEVANARLIDTSGLETALYAFADARDWHRHHTPKNLAMALSVEVAELVEIFQWHTDAEAKAVMQTNEARHVEQELADIAMYLVRLSSVLGVDLNRAVCEKLVMNARKYPAPPA, from the coding sequence ATGTCCGCTGCCTCCGAAAACACGCCCGCACACGCACCCGCCCCCACGACCGGCGTCGAGGTCGCCAACGCGCGACTCATCGACACGTCCGGCCTCGAAACCGCCCTGTATGCCTTTGCCGACGCACGCGACTGGCACCGCCACCACACGCCGAAGAACCTTGCCATGGCGTTGTCCGTCGAAGTTGCGGAACTGGTCGAAATCTTCCAGTGGCACACCGACGCCGAAGCCAAGGCCGTCATGCAGACGAACGAGGCGCGGCACGTGGAGCAGGAATTGGCCGATATCGCCATGTACCTTGTGCGGCTCTCGTCGGTGCTCGGTGTCGATCTGAATCGCGCCGTGTGCGAGAAGCTCGTCATGAACGCGCGGAAGTATCCGGCGCCGCCGGCGTGA
- a CDS encoding metallophosphoesterase, with translation MLALIALLHAYIGWRLLTPLPVALGWKVLGGLWLVASTVLIPLGLMSRAIQREPLATLLTWTGMTAIGIFSSLFVLTVVRDVVLGVALAISEFDAQLVTRSAVIVLVLTAVATLLGFYNARRLARVVEVEVPIADLPPELKGFTIVQLSDIHVSSTIRRRYIEAIVEASNELKPDLVAITGDLVDGGVPALREHIAPLGRLASRHGTYVCTGNHEYYSGAPAWVEELRRIGLTVLENEHVVLDHEGAALTIAGVTDFTAHHFDPEKRSDPAAAAAGSPEGVPRVLLAHQPRSAPAAEEAGFDLQLSGHTHGGQFWPWMYFVPLQQPFVHGLHRLGRLAVYVSRGTGYWGPPKRFGAPSEITRIRLVPGNA, from the coding sequence ATGCTCGCCCTCATCGCACTGCTGCACGCGTACATCGGCTGGCGTCTGCTCACGCCGCTGCCGGTCGCGCTCGGCTGGAAGGTGCTCGGCGGCCTGTGGCTCGTGGCGTCGACGGTGCTCATCCCGCTCGGCCTCATGAGCCGCGCCATCCAGCGCGAACCACTGGCGACGCTGCTGACCTGGACCGGCATGACGGCCATCGGCATCTTCTCGTCGCTGTTCGTGCTCACGGTCGTGCGCGACGTGGTGTTGGGCGTGGCGCTGGCCATCTCCGAATTCGACGCGCAACTCGTCACCCGTTCGGCCGTCATCGTGCTGGTGCTCACCGCCGTGGCGACGCTGCTCGGCTTCTATAACGCGCGACGCCTCGCTCGCGTGGTCGAGGTCGAGGTGCCCATCGCCGACCTGCCGCCCGAGCTCAAGGGATTCACCATCGTGCAGTTGAGCGACATTCATGTGAGCTCGACGATCCGACGCCGTTACATCGAGGCCATCGTCGAAGCATCGAATGAACTCAAGCCCGATCTGGTGGCCATCACCGGCGATCTGGTCGACGGCGGCGTGCCCGCGCTGCGCGAGCACATTGCCCCGCTCGGCCGATTGGCCTCGCGCCACGGCACTTACGTCTGTACCGGCAACCACGAGTACTACTCGGGCGCACCGGCGTGGGTGGAAGAGCTGCGCCGCATCGGGCTGACCGTGCTGGAAAACGAACACGTGGTGCTCGATCACGAAGGCGCGGCGCTGACCATCGCCGGGGTGACCGACTTCACCGCCCATCACTTCGATCCCGAAAAGCGCAGCGATCCGGCGGCGGCGGCCGCGGGCTCGCCCGAAGGTGTTCCGCGCGTGCTGTTGGCGCATCAGCCGCGCAGCGCTCCCGCAGCCGAGGAAGCCGGCTTCGATCTGCAACTCTCCGGTCACACGCATGGTGGACAATTCTGGCCGTGGATGTATTTCGTGCCGCTGCAGCAGCCGTTCGTGCATGGGTTGCACCGCCTGGGGCGTCTTGCCGTGTACGTGAGCCGTGGCACCGGTTACTGGGGCCCGCCCAAGCGCTTCGGCGCACCCTCGGAAATCACGCGAATCCGGCTGGTTCCTGGGAACGCCTGA
- the ettA gene encoding energy-dependent translational throttle protein EttA produces MAQYVFSMNRVGKIVPPKRHILKDISLSFFPGAKIGVLGLNGSGKSTLLKIMAGVDKEIEGEAIPMANLNIGYLPQEPQLDPEQTVREAVEGGMGEIMEARTKLDEIYAAYAEPDADFDALAAEQAKYEAILAASDGNNIEQTLEVAADALRLPAWDAKIGVLSGGEKRRVALARLLLSKPDMLLLDEPTNHLDAESVDWLEQFLTRFPGTVVAVTHDRYFLDNAAEWILELDRGHGIPWKGNYSSWLDQKEQRLKQEEASESARQKALKKELEWVRQNPKGRQAKSKARLARFDELNSQEYQKRNETQEIFIPVGERLGNEVIEFKNVSKAFGDRLLIDDLSFTVPPGAIVGIIGPNGAGKSTFFKMLTGREQPDSGEIKVGPTVKMAYVDQSRDALDGNKTVFEEISGGADVLTVGKYETPSRAYIGRFNFKGSDQQKQVGSLSGGERGRLHMAKTLISGGNVLLLDEPSNDLDVETLRALEDALLEFAGCVMVISHDRWFLDRIATHILAFEGDSHVEFFPGNYQEYEADKKKRLGEEAAKPKRIRYKPIAR; encoded by the coding sequence ATGGCACAGTACGTATTCAGCATGAACCGCGTGGGCAAGATCGTGCCGCCCAAGCGTCACATCCTCAAGGACATCTCCCTGTCGTTCTTCCCTGGCGCCAAGATCGGCGTGCTGGGCCTGAACGGCTCGGGCAAATCGACGCTGCTCAAGATCATGGCCGGCGTCGACAAGGAGATCGAGGGCGAAGCGATCCCGATGGCGAACCTGAACATCGGCTATCTGCCGCAGGAGCCGCAGCTCGATCCCGAACAGACCGTGCGTGAAGCCGTCGAAGGCGGCATGGGCGAAATCATGGAAGCCCGCACGAAGCTCGACGAAATCTATGCCGCCTACGCGGAGCCGGACGCGGACTTCGACGCGCTGGCCGCCGAACAAGCCAAGTACGAAGCCATCCTCGCCGCGAGCGATGGCAACAACATCGAGCAGACGCTGGAAGTCGCGGCCGACGCGCTTCGCCTGCCGGCATGGGACGCCAAGATCGGCGTGCTCTCGGGGGGGGAAAAGCGTCGCGTGGCACTGGCCCGTCTGCTGCTCTCGAAGCCGGACATGCTGCTGCTCGACGAGCCGACCAACCACCTGGACGCCGAATCGGTCGACTGGCTCGAACAGTTCCTCACGCGCTTCCCGGGCACCGTCGTGGCCGTGACCCACGATCGCTACTTCCTCGACAACGCGGCCGAATGGATTCTCGAACTCGACCGCGGACACGGCATTCCCTGGAAGGGCAACTACAGCTCGTGGCTCGACCAGAAGGAGCAACGCCTGAAGCAGGAAGAGGCCAGCGAGTCGGCGCGCCAGAAGGCGCTGAAGAAGGAACTGGAGTGGGTGCGTCAGAACCCGAAGGGCCGTCAGGCCAAATCGAAGGCGCGTCTGGCCCGTTTCGACGAGCTCAACAGCCAGGAATACCAGAAGCGCAACGAAACCCAGGAGATCTTCATCCCCGTGGGTGAGCGCCTGGGCAACGAAGTCATCGAGTTCAAGAACGTGTCGAAGGCCTTCGGCGATCGTCTGCTGATCGACGACCTGAGCTTCACGGTGCCGCCGGGCGCCATCGTCGGCATCATCGGCCCGAACGGGGCCGGCAAGTCGACCTTCTTCAAGATGCTCACGGGACGCGAGCAGCCGGACAGCGGCGAGATCAAGGTCGGGCCGACGGTGAAGATGGCCTACGTCGATCAGAGCCGCGATGCGCTCGACGGCAACAAGACCGTGTTCGAAGAGATTTCGGGCGGCGCCGACGTGCTGACGGTGGGCAAGTACGAAACGCCGTCGCGCGCCTACATCGGCCGCTTCAACTTCAAGGGCTCGGACCAGCAGAAGCAGGTCGGTTCGCTCTCGGGCGGCGAGCGCGGCCGTCTGCACATGGCCAAGACGCTGATCTCCGGCGGCAACGTGCTGCTGCTCGACGAACCGTCGAACGACCTGGACGTCGAGACGCTGCGCGCACTCGAGGACGCACTGCTCGAATTCGCCGGCTGCGTGATGGTGATCTCGCACGATCGCTGGTTCCTCGATCGTATCGCCACGCATATTCTGGCCTTCGAAGGCGACTCGCACGTCGAGTTCTTCCCGGGCAACTACCAGGAGTACGAGGCCGACAAGAAGAAGCGCCTCGGCGAGGAGGCGGCAAAACCGAAGCGAATCCGCTACAAGCCGATCGCGCGGTAA
- a CDS encoding MFS transporter produces MSVDVSLSPAALAHAGSAQSAARAASPAIIRSAADVAQLVNEGGARVSNARWIVAIALGGVFLDAYDLGALAFGLKDVAREFNLTPAGTGMVASAITFGAIVGAFLGGYFTDRIGRYRVFMADMLCFVIAAIACALAPNEYVLAGARFVMGLGVGIDLPVAMAFLAEFSKLKGRGNKAARVAMWCPTWYAAICASYLLVLLCYAALPSSHSALLWRIILGFGAIPALAIIAVRSRYMSESPVWAANQGDLEGAAKILKRSYGIDAVVAADAERAAPKRPAAWSNYGKLLQGVYLRRTTLATIIAVASSFAYNAVAFGLPVIIASFLAQSMLTTILMSLALNLLFAFTGGLIGVRLVPKVGAWKLTVLGYAFQLSALVGLALVGKPAGGVQVAWALGFLALFLLGQGFGPGAHSMTFASLSYPTSLRGVGVGFNQTLMRASSTVSLFLFPVLAAALATKVFWVIAVAPAIGLLALLAIRWEPSNYDVDAEDF; encoded by the coding sequence ATGTCCGTCGATGTTTCTTTGTCTCCCGCCGCGCTCGCTCACGCCGGTTCTGCGCAGTCCGCCGCGCGTGCCGCCTCGCCGGCGATCATCCGTTCCGCGGCCGATGTCGCGCAACTCGTCAACGAAGGTGGCGCGCGCGTCTCGAATGCGCGCTGGATCGTGGCGATCGCGCTGGGCGGCGTGTTCCTCGACGCCTACGACCTCGGCGCGCTGGCCTTCGGTTTGAAGGACGTCGCCCGCGAATTCAACCTCACGCCGGCCGGTACCGGCATGGTGGCCTCGGCGATCACGTTCGGCGCGATCGTCGGTGCGTTCCTCGGTGGTTACTTCACCGATCGCATCGGACGCTATCGCGTGTTCATGGCCGACATGCTGTGCTTCGTCATTGCCGCCATCGCATGCGCGCTCGCGCCCAACGAATATGTGCTCGCCGGCGCGCGCTTCGTGATGGGGCTGGGCGTCGGCATCGATCTACCCGTTGCCATGGCGTTCCTCGCCGAGTTCTCGAAGCTCAAGGGGCGGGGCAACAAAGCGGCGCGGGTCGCGATGTGGTGCCCGACGTGGTACGCGGCGATCTGCGCGTCATATTTGCTCGTGCTGCTGTGCTACGCCGCGCTGCCGTCTTCGCACAGTGCGCTGCTGTGGCGGATCATTCTGGGCTTCGGCGCCATTCCCGCGCTGGCGATCATTGCCGTGCGCAGCCGTTACATGAGCGAGTCGCCGGTGTGGGCCGCCAACCAGGGCGATCTCGAAGGCGCCGCGAAGATCCTGAAGCGCTCGTACGGCATCGATGCGGTCGTGGCTGCCGACGCCGAGCGCGCGGCGCCCAAGCGTCCGGCGGCGTGGAGCAACTATGGCAAGTTGCTCCAGGGTGTGTATTTGCGTCGTACGACGCTCGCGACCATCATCGCGGTGGCGTCGTCCTTCGCATACAACGCCGTGGCGTTCGGGCTGCCCGTGATCATCGCCAGCTTCCTCGCGCAGTCGATGCTCACCACGATTCTGATGTCACTCGCGCTGAACCTGTTGTTCGCGTTCACAGGCGGGTTGATCGGCGTGCGTCTGGTGCCGAAGGTCGGCGCCTGGAAGCTCACGGTGCTCGGCTATGCTTTCCAGCTGAGCGCGCTTGTCGGTCTGGCACTTGTGGGCAAGCCGGCCGGTGGCGTGCAGGTCGCCTGGGCACTCGGCTTTCTCGCGTTGTTCCTGCTGGGCCAGGGGTTCGGTCCGGGCGCGCACTCGATGACGTTCGCTTCGTTGAGCTATCCGACGTCGCTGCGCGGCGTGGGCGTTGGTTTCAACCAGACGCTCATGCGCGCGAGCTCGACCGTCTCGCTGTTCCTGTTCCCGGTGCTGGCCGCCGCGCTCGCGACAAAGGTGTTCTGGGTGATCGCCGTTGCGCCGGCCATCGGTCTGCTGGCGCTGCTCGCGATTCGCTGGGAACCGTCGAACTACGACGTCGACGCCGAAGACTTCTGA
- a CDS encoding 3-hydroxybutyrate dehydrogenase, with protein sequence MNPLNGKVAVVTGAASGIGVAMDVTSEDAVNSGIDKVAETFGSIDILISNAGIQIVNPIENYSFADWKKMQAIHVDGAFLTTKAALKHMYKDDRGGIVIYMGSVHSHEASPLKSAYVAAKHALLGLARVLAKEGAKHNVRSHVICPGFVRTPLVDKQIPEQAKELGISEDEVIKKVMLGGTVDGVFTSVDDVAQTALFLSTFPTAAFTGQSFVVSHGWFMQ encoded by the coding sequence GTGAATCCGTTGAATGGGAAAGTCGCCGTGGTCACGGGGGCGGCAAGCGGCATCGGCGTGGCGATGGACGTGACCAGCGAAGACGCGGTCAACAGCGGCATCGACAAGGTCGCCGAAACGTTCGGTTCGATCGACATCCTGATTTCCAACGCCGGTATCCAGATCGTCAATCCGATCGAGAACTATTCGTTCGCCGACTGGAAGAAGATGCAGGCCATCCACGTGGACGGCGCCTTCCTCACCACGAAGGCGGCGCTCAAGCACATGTACAAGGACGACCGCGGCGGCATCGTCATCTACATGGGTTCGGTGCACTCGCACGAGGCTTCGCCGCTGAAGTCCGCCTACGTGGCCGCCAAGCATGCGCTGCTCGGGCTGGCGCGAGTGCTTGCCAAGGAAGGTGCGAAGCACAACGTGCGCTCGCACGTCATCTGCCCGGGCTTCGTGCGCACGCCGCTCGTGGACAAGCAGATTCCGGAGCAGGCCAAGGAACTCGGCATTTCGGAAGACGAGGTCATCAAGAAAGTCATGCTCGGCGGCACGGTCGACGGCGTATTCACCTCGGTCGACGATGTCGCGCAGACCGCGCTGTTCCTGTCCACGTTCCCGACGGCGGCCTTCACGGGGCAGTCGTTCGTGGTGAGCCACGGCTGGTTCATGCAGTAA